A section of the Pseudanabaena mucicola str. Chao 1806 genome encodes:
- a CDS encoding SpoIID/LytB domain-containing protein, translating to MLKNLGIIRQTVIVTVCSLTLTAGELVQAQAEINPILKIGIVQRFGERPQDRLTIKAPAGGKLTLTFPSADGKSTQTLTSDRLVIEIASQPLTQPILEEKLVLSNHRSFENAAASAFHWNEKGVQTEIAQPRRWQVWAKRDVYDSMLLRYLLFYTLRSQGNFTVQLDRRILPQKAIASWTVGDFKYNRDRLDVSSSSGIVEVSYQRESKAEISNRPYAGTLKLQPNAHQSFTLVNNVPLETYVRGVVPHEIGYNAPYPAVQAQAILARTYALASLQRFKADDYELCADTQCQVYRGLENTTEVADRAVADTRGLVLTYNNRVIDALYSSTTGGITANYNDLWDGTPRPYLQSVLDLANRPENQRSANISDNKNLKAFLDRQEGFNEVGWRTLRWRKSGSLDELQISLKKFLRFSGDTTTNFNAIKQLQITKRAPSGRVLEMEVTTDTGKIYVKKDEIIDAFDPPDSTFFRLEPIYKEQGKEKVLTGYTFIGGGLGHGVGMSQTGSYNLARMGFTYDRILNFYYTNTQLQKLRPDYYQ from the coding sequence ATGCTAAAAAATCTCGGTATTATTCGTCAAACTGTAATTGTGACTGTTTGTTCGTTGACGCTGACTGCTGGTGAACTGGTACAAGCTCAAGCTGAAATTAATCCGATTTTAAAGATTGGCATCGTGCAGCGTTTTGGAGAACGACCACAGGATCGGCTCACCATTAAAGCACCAGCAGGCGGAAAACTCACCCTCACTTTTCCGTCAGCCGATGGCAAAAGTACCCAAACCTTAACCAGCGATCGCCTCGTGATCGAAATTGCCTCACAACCCTTAACCCAACCTATCCTCGAAGAAAAGTTAGTCCTCAGTAACCATCGCAGTTTCGAGAATGCTGCCGCCAGTGCCTTTCATTGGAATGAGAAGGGAGTACAAACGGAAATTGCTCAACCGCGACGCTGGCAGGTCTGGGCAAAGCGAGATGTCTATGATTCAATGCTATTGCGCTATTTGCTGTTTTATACCCTGCGATCGCAAGGTAATTTCACCGTCCAACTTGATCGCCGTATCCTGCCCCAAAAAGCGATCGCCTCATGGACAGTGGGCGACTTTAAATATAATCGTGATCGCCTTGATGTGAGCAGCAGTTCGGGAATTGTGGAAGTTAGCTATCAGCGCGAGAGTAAAGCAGAAATTAGTAATCGCCCCTATGCTGGTACACTCAAGCTCCAACCCAATGCCCATCAAAGTTTCACCCTTGTTAATAACGTTCCATTAGAAACCTATGTGCGCGGAGTCGTTCCCCATGAAATTGGCTATAACGCTCCCTATCCTGCGGTGCAAGCCCAAGCGATTTTGGCAAGAACCTATGCTCTAGCCAGTTTACAAAGATTTAAAGCTGATGACTATGAACTTTGCGCCGATACCCAATGCCAAGTTTATCGCGGGTTAGAAAATACCACTGAAGTCGCCGATCGCGCTGTAGCCGATACCAGAGGCTTAGTATTGACTTACAACAATCGGGTGATCGATGCCCTCTATTCCTCAACAACGGGAGGTATTACCGCCAACTATAACGATCTCTGGGATGGCACACCCCGTCCCTATCTCCAATCAGTATTGGATCTCGCTAATCGTCCTGAAAATCAGCGATCTGCAAATATCTCTGACAATAAGAATTTAAAAGCATTTTTAGATCGCCAAGAAGGATTTAATGAAGTTGGTTGGCGGACGCTTCGTTGGCGTAAAAGTGGCTCACTGGATGAATTGCAAATATCCTTGAAAAAGTTTTTGCGATTCTCAGGTGACACTACTACTAATTTCAATGCGATTAAACAACTGCAAATAACGAAGCGCGCTCCGTCAGGTCGCGTACTTGAAATGGAAGTCACTACGGATACAGGTAAAATCTATGTCAAAAAAGATGAAATCATTGATGCCTTTGATCCACCTGATAGCACCTTCTTTAGACTAGAGCCAATCTATAAGGAACAAGGCAAAGAGAAAGTTTTAACTGGTTATACCTTCATTGGCGGCGGATTAGGACATGGTGTCGGCATGAGTCAGACAGGTTCCTATAATCTTGCCCGAATGGGATTTACTTACGATCGCATTCTCAACTTCTATTACACCAATACTCAATTACAAAAATTACGTCCTGATTATTATCAATAA
- a CDS encoding branched-chain amino acid ABC transporter permease, whose amino-acid sequence MLEVLQSTIDGIAVGSIIALAAVGLTLTYGILRLANFAHGDILTLGAYLAFLANTTLKLDIWLSIALGSGISIAIVLLCEKILWQPLRTKRATATTMMIVSIGLALVMRNVIVLAWGAKPQKYNLPTFPAIDVFGLAITRNKIVVIIAAIAVIAGLYYLLQNTKIGKAMRAVADNPELAKVAGINVNAVIVWTWVIAGGMTAFGGSMYGLITNLRPNMGWFLILPMFAAVILGGIGNPYGAIAGALIVGISQEVATTCPTALGELQKYCIGTDYKLGVGLVIMILVLLFKPQGLFKGTI is encoded by the coding sequence ATGCTGGAAGTCCTGCAATCAACCATTGATGGTATCGCTGTCGGCAGCATTATTGCCCTTGCCGCAGTTGGTTTAACGCTCACCTATGGCATCTTGCGCCTTGCAAACTTCGCCCACGGCGACATTCTCACCCTTGGTGCATACCTTGCCTTTCTTGCCAATACTACCCTCAAACTTGATATTTGGTTATCGATCGCTTTGGGTAGTGGTATCTCCATCGCCATAGTCTTACTCTGCGAAAAAATTCTCTGGCAGCCATTACGTACTAAACGTGCTACGGCAACCACGATGATGATTGTTTCCATTGGATTAGCACTGGTGATGCGTAATGTGATCGTTCTTGCTTGGGGCGCAAAACCACAGAAATATAATTTGCCAACTTTCCCCGCAATTGATGTATTCGGCTTAGCTATCACCCGCAATAAAATTGTGGTCATCATTGCCGCGATCGCTGTAATTGCAGGGCTGTACTATTTGCTCCAAAACACCAAAATTGGTAAAGCGATGCGAGCAGTTGCTGATAACCCTGAACTTGCCAAAGTTGCAGGTATTAATGTCAATGCTGTGATTGTATGGACATGGGTAATTGCGGGAGGCATGACCGCTTTTGGAGGCAGTATGTATGGACTGATTACCAACTTGCGTCCAAATATGGGTTGGTTCTTGATTTTGCCCATGTTCGCGGCGGTAATTTTGGGCGGTATTGGCAATCCCTATGGCGCGATCGCAGGTGCATTGATCGTCGGTATTTCCCAAGAGGTGGCAACGACCTGCCCCACCGCTTTAGGTGAATTGCAAAAATACTGTATTGGCACGGACTACAAACTAGGCGTAGGTCTAGTGATTATGATTCTAGTGTTACTTTTCAAGCCGCAAGGACTATTTAAAGGAACGATTTAA
- a CDS encoding DUF1995 family protein, which translates to MTQSTESVLLPNNLEDTTEQAIAATYQAIADGATRILVDLRFPELKSMPIAYEFARSFNECYGNAWHAIFSDAGAAALAKREWIDLDVSVRGVNEGRRAIREEDKAFLLVEPSSVEVDQVEKLVQLAGDRPFVMLNPRLENSEVGLGLSARRLRDRFLSTFETAYYIKPLELGALWRCYPQTWQVWVNTEEGMQFLSEVEQRPSSDDIDRIFRQKTGQKTGSFLGRLQELFSALGR; encoded by the coding sequence ATGACTCAATCAACTGAATCCGTTTTACTTCCGAATAATTTAGAAGATACGACTGAGCAGGCGATCGCTGCTACATATCAGGCGATCGCGGATGGAGCTACACGTATTCTTGTAGATTTGCGCTTTCCTGAGCTGAAATCGATGCCGATCGCCTATGAGTTTGCCCGTAGTTTTAATGAGTGTTATGGCAATGCATGGCACGCAATTTTTTCTGATGCAGGAGCAGCCGCATTAGCAAAACGTGAATGGATAGATCTTGATGTGTCAGTACGTGGAGTCAATGAAGGTCGTAGGGCGATTCGTGAAGAAGATAAAGCTTTTTTATTGGTAGAACCCAGTTCCGTTGAAGTTGATCAGGTTGAGAAATTGGTGCAACTAGCAGGCGATCGCCCCTTTGTGATGCTCAATCCTCGTCTTGAAAATAGTGAGGTCGGTTTGGGACTTTCTGCAAGACGACTACGAGATCGCTTTTTAAGTACTTTCGAGACTGCTTACTACATTAAGCCTCTAGAGCTTGGCGCATTATGGCGTTGCTATCCGCAAACATGGCAGGTGTGGGTGAATACTGAAGAGGGAATGCAATTTCTTTCGGAAGTAGAACAGCGTCCTTCTAGTGACGATATCGATCGCATCTTCCGTCAGAAAACTGGACAGAAGACAGGTTCTTTTTTAGGTCGTTTACAAGAGTTATTTAGTGCTTTAGGAAGATAA
- the groL gene encoding chaperonin GroEL (60 kDa chaperone family; promotes refolding of misfolded polypeptides especially under stressful conditions; forms two stacked rings of heptamers to form a barrel-shaped 14mer; ends can be capped by GroES; misfolded proteins enter the barrel where they are refolded when GroES binds) — protein sequence MSKIVVFDEESRRALERGVNALADAVRVTLGPKGRNVVIEKKYGAPQIINDGVSIAKEIELEDPLENAGAQLIREVASKTNDVAGDGTTSATVLAQEFIREGLRNVAAGANPVGVRRGIEKAVAHLVGVIADKAKAVDSNSEIAQIATISAGNDPEVGEMIAHAMDKVGKDGVITVEESKSLTTELEVVEGMQLDRGYISPYFVTDSERQLVEFENAKVLLTDKKINVIQDLVPILEKAARTGSPLVIIAEDVEGEALATLVVNKLRGSLNIAALKAPGFGDRRKALLQDIAVLTNGQVISEDAGLELSAATLDQLGTIRKITISKDKTTIVADAANKPNVDKRVAQIRKELELSDSEYDKEKLQERIAKLSGGVAIIKVGAATETELKDRKLRIEDALNSTRAAVEEGIVPGGGATLAHLSVELQEFKATLKNEEEIGADIVARSLAAPLRQISDNSGLEGSVVVEKVKQLPFNHGFDALKGEYVDLIATGIIDPAKVVRSALQNAASVAGMVLTTEALVVEKPEKKADAGAAAGMGGMGGMGGMGGMM from the coding sequence ATGTCTAAAATTGTAGTATTTGATGAAGAATCTCGCCGCGCCCTAGAGCGTGGTGTTAATGCACTTGCTGACGCAGTACGTGTAACTCTTGGACCTAAAGGTCGTAATGTAGTTATCGAAAAGAAGTATGGTGCACCTCAAATCATTAATGATGGAGTTAGTATTGCTAAGGAAATTGAACTAGAAGATCCTTTAGAAAATGCTGGTGCACAGCTCATTCGCGAAGTTGCTTCTAAAACCAATGATGTAGCAGGTGATGGTACTACTAGTGCTACTGTTTTGGCTCAAGAATTTATTCGTGAAGGTTTGCGTAACGTTGCAGCAGGCGCTAACCCAGTGGGTGTCCGCCGCGGTATTGAAAAGGCAGTTGCTCACTTGGTTGGTGTGATTGCAGATAAAGCTAAGGCAGTTGATTCCAATTCGGAAATAGCCCAAATCGCTACCATCTCCGCAGGGAATGATCCTGAAGTTGGCGAAATGATTGCCCATGCAATGGACAAGGTTGGTAAAGATGGAGTAATCACTGTAGAAGAGTCCAAATCCCTTACAACTGAATTGGAAGTTGTTGAAGGTATGCAACTTGATCGCGGTTATATATCTCCTTACTTCGTCACTGACAGCGAACGTCAGTTGGTAGAATTCGAGAATGCCAAGGTTCTTCTAACCGACAAGAAAATTAACGTTATCCAAGATCTCGTTCCAATTCTAGAGAAAGCAGCTCGCACTGGTTCCCCTCTTGTGATTATTGCTGAGGATGTTGAAGGTGAAGCTTTGGCAACCTTGGTTGTGAACAAGCTCAGAGGTTCTCTGAATATTGCTGCTCTCAAGGCTCCTGGATTTGGTGATCGCCGCAAAGCATTGTTGCAAGATATCGCTGTACTCACGAATGGACAAGTCATTTCTGAAGATGCTGGCTTGGAACTTAGCGCAGCTACTCTCGATCAACTTGGGACAATCCGTAAGATCACCATTTCCAAGGACAAGACTACAATTGTTGCCGATGCAGCCAATAAGCCGAATGTTGACAAACGTGTGGCTCAAATCCGTAAGGAGTTGGAACTCAGTGATTCCGAGTACGACAAGGAAAAGCTCCAAGAACGTATTGCAAAACTCTCTGGTGGCGTAGCTATAATCAAAGTCGGTGCAGCAACTGAAACAGAACTCAAAGATCGTAAGCTTCGCATTGAAGATGCTCTCAACTCCACTCGTGCAGCCGTTGAAGAGGGTATCGTCCCTGGAGGTGGTGCGACCCTTGCTCACTTGTCAGTTGAGTTACAAGAATTCAAAGCAACCTTGAAGAACGAAGAGGAGATTGGTGCAGATATCGTAGCTCGTTCTCTCGCAGCACCTCTACGCCAAATTAGCGATAACTCTGGGCTCGAAGGAAGTGTGGTTGTTGAAAAAGTGAAGCAACTTCCTTTCAATCATGGCTTTGATGCCCTCAAGGGTGAATATGTTGATTTGATTGCGACTGGTATCATCGACCCTGCAAAGGTTGTCCGTTCTGCATTGCAAAACGCGGCTTCTGTAGCTGGTATGGTCTTGACTACCGAAGCGCTCGTTGTTGAGAAGCCAGAGAAAAAGGCTGATGCTGGTGCTGCTGCTGGTATGGGCGGCATGGGCGGTATGGGTGGCATGGGTGGCATGATGTAA
- the groES gene encoding co-chaperone GroES, which yields MASLTLNTGTLQPLGDRLLVKVATKEEKTVGGIFLPDTAQEKPQIGEVTAVGPGVRNDKGARVALEVKAGDKVLYSKYAGTEVKIDSVDYLLLAERDILAIVE from the coding sequence GTGGCATCGTTAACCCTAAACACTGGTACATTGCAACCCCTAGGCGATCGCCTATTGGTAAAAGTAGCAACTAAAGAAGAAAAAACTGTAGGTGGTATTTTCTTGCCAGACACAGCCCAAGAAAAGCCGCAAATCGGTGAAGTAACTGCCGTTGGTCCTGGAGTTCGCAACGACAAAGGGGCTCGCGTTGCGTTAGAGGTCAAGGCAGGCGATAAAGTCCTGTACTCCAAGTATGCAGGCACTGAAGTCAAAATTGACAGCGTAGATTATTTGCTGCTTGCAGAAAGAGATATTCTTGCGATCGTTGAATAA
- a CDS encoding DUF29 domain-containing protein gives MAIASDKTQIDKTQIKSHHDLYEDDFCLWIEQALVLLRQGNLRDLDLENLLEEIEDMGNSQKQALESNLKVILMHLLKYKYQPEKRSNSWLYTLTEHRQRIRKAFKNSPSLKRHFLQEFADVYLDAKKLAAIETGLPSQTFPAASPFTPDQVTDEEYLPE, from the coding sequence ATGGCGATCGCATCAGACAAAACGCAAATAGACAAAACGCAAATCAAATCCCATCATGATCTCTATGAAGATGACTTTTGTCTATGGATAGAGCAAGCATTGGTATTGCTGCGTCAAGGCAACCTTAGAGATTTGGACTTGGAGAATTTGCTTGAAGAAATTGAAGACATGGGTAATAGTCAAAAACAAGCTCTAGAGAGCAATTTAAAAGTTATCCTCATGCATTTACTCAAATACAAATACCAACCCGAAAAACGCTCTAATAGTTGGCTATATACCCTAACTGAACATCGTCAGAGAATCCGCAAAGCTTTCAAAAATAGTCCTAGCCTCAAGAGACATTTTTTGCAAGAGTTTGCTGATGTTTATCTAGATGCCAAAAAACTTGCTGCGATCGAAACAGGACTACCAAGCCAGACTTTTCCCGCAGCATCACCATTTACACCCGATCAAGTCACCGATGAAGAATATCTACCTGAATAG
- a CDS encoding 5-formyltetrahydrofolate cyclo-ligase has product MIESITDTQQDKHQIKRRLRKDLLTKRRHIPHEVWQQKSLALCDRLNNWQTFRQAQNVLAFTSFRQEPDLSPLWQSFPKKNWGFARCLEKDMVWHQVAIADFSNQMQLGAFNILEPHPDLPLIDLANIDLILIPAVAGDRLGYRLGYGGGFYDRWLPHSTGLKVGIIFDEFYVDELPHDPWDIPLDAIFTDSKALMLGLR; this is encoded by the coding sequence GTGATTGAATCGATTACAGATACTCAGCAAGACAAGCACCAAATCAAACGACGGCTCCGAAAAGACTTACTTACTAAACGTCGCCACATCCCCCATGAAGTTTGGCAGCAAAAAAGCCTAGCACTATGCGATCGCCTTAACAACTGGCAAACATTCCGACAAGCACAAAATGTCTTAGCCTTTACTAGTTTTCGGCAAGAACCAGATTTGAGTCCACTGTGGCAAAGCTTCCCGAAAAAGAATTGGGGATTTGCGCGTTGTCTCGAAAAAGATATGGTGTGGCATCAAGTAGCGATCGCTGATTTCTCTAACCAGATGCAATTAGGAGCTTTTAATATCCTTGAGCCGCATCCTGATTTACCACTGATAGATTTAGCAAATATTGATCTAATCTTGATCCCTGCGGTAGCTGGCGATCGCTTGGGCTATCGCTTAGGCTACGGCGGCGGCTTTTATGATCGTTGGTTGCCTCACTCCACAGGATTGAAGGTAGGCATTATTTTCGATGAGTTTTATGTAGATGAATTACCCCATGATCCTTGGGATATACCATTAGATGCGATCTTTACCGACTCCAAAGCCTTAATGCTAGGATTACGTTAG
- a CDS encoding glutathione S-transferase family protein produces MTKLYGGARSRASIVKWYLEEIQAPYEFQLLDMQAGEHLQPDFLQINPFGKVPAIADGDFQLWESGAILLYLADKYEQVKTLQERAIASQWVLFANATLGTGLFVAESREKETPRLLSALNKVLENKHYLTGDNFSVADVAVGSILGYGILMLKLSYADYPAIDAYVKRISDRPAYKKAIVGIT; encoded by the coding sequence ATGACTAAACTCTATGGTGGCGCGAGAAGTCGAGCTTCAATTGTAAAATGGTATTTAGAAGAAATTCAAGCTCCCTATGAATTCCAACTTCTCGATATGCAAGCAGGTGAGCACTTACAACCTGACTTTTTGCAAATTAATCCCTTCGGCAAAGTTCCTGCGATCGCTGATGGTGATTTTCAATTATGGGAATCGGGTGCAATTTTGCTCTATCTCGCCGATAAATATGAACAGGTGAAAACTTTACAGGAAAGAGCGATCGCCTCTCAATGGGTGTTGTTTGCTAATGCCACCCTTGGCACTGGCTTGTTTGTTGCCGAAAGCCGTGAAAAGGAAACTCCTCGCCTGCTCAGTGCTTTAAATAAAGTTCTCGAAAACAAACATTATCTCACAGGTGATAATTTCTCTGTTGCGGATGTGGCAGTTGGTTCAATTCTGGGCTATGGAATTTTGATGTTGAAACTATCCTATGCCGATTATCCCGCGATCGATGCCTATGTCAAACGCATTAGCGATCGCCCTGCCTACAAAAAAGCAATTGTAGGAATTACATAG
- a CDS encoding Rieske 2Fe-2S domain-containing protein — protein MTANTLLEDELHSLNTKANDSQLQILPAGGINPHRFDWQEVWYPVFYIEDLDKKKPHKFTLLERDLVIWWDGQSQSWKAFDDRCPHRLVPLSEGRIAEDGLLECPYHGWAFKGDGSCDRIPQQPESGDAHRSKRACVKSLPTAERQGMLFIYAGKPENAPNVKIPIIDPLESEPEKWTLFGTFRDLPYDAITLLENVLDASHLPFTHHKSVGNRANASPMFLEVLETHKHGFNGTWAEGPRRGKLGKQDTTFIAPSLMWHDLTSKQFGRTMTVVYATPTRKGECRMFARFPFQFNSAIPRFFISITPRWYSHIGQNGILEDDQIFLHYQERYLEQALAQPENSDNYAKACYLPTSADAYVSELRKWLNRYEADPFVGQRLTSPIAKEVLLERYHSHTSKCASCRQALRTVRSLKTASIITAAIAWTVTPLISYFLTATLLTIALGSTVAIIAIIVWFICNKLERKFIYGQETPLRNL, from the coding sequence ATGACTGCAAATACCCTACTGGAAGATGAACTTCACTCTTTAAATACCAAAGCTAACGATTCACAGTTACAAATCCTGCCTGCGGGAGGAATAAATCCTCATCGTTTTGATTGGCAAGAGGTATGGTATCCCGTCTTTTATATAGAAGATTTAGATAAAAAGAAACCGCACAAATTTACCTTACTGGAACGAGATCTTGTAATTTGGTGGGATGGTCAGAGTCAATCATGGAAAGCCTTTGACGATCGCTGTCCCCATCGCCTCGTCCCGCTATCGGAAGGGAGAATTGCTGAGGATGGTTTACTCGAATGTCCCTATCATGGTTGGGCATTTAAGGGAGATGGCAGTTGCGATCGCATTCCTCAACAGCCAGAAAGTGGCGATGCCCACAGATCAAAACGTGCTTGTGTGAAGTCACTTCCTACCGCAGAACGTCAGGGAATGCTCTTCATTTATGCTGGCAAACCTGAAAATGCCCCCAATGTCAAAATCCCTATCATCGATCCACTTGAATCTGAGCCAGAGAAATGGACTCTATTTGGTACTTTTCGGGATCTTCCCTACGATGCAATTACCCTTTTAGAAAATGTTCTTGATGCTAGTCATCTCCCCTTTACGCATCATAAATCAGTGGGCAATCGGGCTAATGCATCTCCCATGTTTTTAGAAGTGCTAGAAACTCATAAACATGGCTTTAATGGTACTTGGGCAGAAGGTCCTCGACGTGGCAAATTAGGAAAACAGGATACGACTTTTATTGCACCTTCATTAATGTGGCATGACCTCACTTCCAAGCAATTTGGCAGAACGATGACAGTGGTTTATGCTACTCCCACCCGCAAAGGTGAATGTCGGATGTTTGCCCGCTTCCCTTTCCAATTCAATTCTGCTATTCCCAGATTTTTTATCAGTATTACACCCCGTTGGTATTCCCATATTGGACAGAATGGCATTCTGGAAGATGATCAAATCTTTTTGCATTATCAAGAACGTTATCTAGAGCAAGCGCTTGCTCAACCCGAAAATAGCGATAATTACGCTAAGGCTTGCTATTTACCAACATCTGCTGATGCTTATGTTTCAGAACTACGGAAATGGTTGAATCGCTATGAAGCTGATCCATTTGTAGGACAAAGGTTAACTTCCCCCATTGCAAAGGAAGTTTTGTTAGAGCGTTATCATTCCCATACTTCTAAATGTGCCAGTTGTCGTCAGGCTTTGCGAACTGTGCGATCGCTCAAAACCGCAAGCATCATCACTGCGGCGATCGCATGGACAGTTACCCCCTTAATTAGCTATTTCCTCACTGCTACCCTCTTAACGATTGCGCTCGGTTCTACTGTTGCGATCATTGCGATCATTGTGTGGTTCATCTGCAATAAGTTAGAGCGTAAGTTTATCTACGGGCAGGAAACACCTCTACGCAATCTGTAG
- a CDS encoding ABC-F family ATP-binding cassette domain-containing protein: MLRLEHIQKIYPTGEVLKDVNWEVKTGDRIGLVGVNGAGKSTQLKIIAGEIEPTAGQIVRPASLKIAYLSQEFDIEETRTVKQEMWQAFQDVREIQKELAIVHHHLENLKDGEDYEPILKKMDRLQRQFEDHNGYELESRIDKLLPELGFKTDDGDRLVSEYSGGWQMRMGLGKILLQSPDILLLDEPTNHLDLETIEWLEKYLRSLSTPMVIVSHDREFLDRLCTSIVETERGVSTTYLGNYTSYLNQKSEAKLAQSAAFERQQKYIEKQQVFVDRFRASATRSTQAKSREKQLEKIERIESPESDVRTLKFHFPPASRSGRVTVEIKDLTHAYGDQILFLGADLEIERGDRVAFLGPNGAGKSTLLKMVVGKETYNEGEINLGHNVLIGYFEQNQAEALDLHKDVFHTIHDDFPKMTHEEVRGVLGKFLFSGDTVFKLVRDLSGGEKARLALAKMLLTPVNFLILDEPTNHLDIPAKEMLEAALREYEGTVAVISHDRYFISQVANKIVEIRDGDLVVYAGDYAYYQEKKEEESREAKYKAEMAAKAAKDALKKEKERAKQAEKRQEKQLQKSKAK; encoded by the coding sequence ATGCTTCGTCTCGAACACATTCAGAAAATTTATCCCACTGGCGAAGTCCTCAAAGACGTTAACTGGGAAGTCAAAACAGGCGATCGTATTGGTTTAGTCGGTGTCAATGGGGCGGGAAAATCAACACAGCTCAAGATTATCGCAGGGGAAATTGAACCAACCGCAGGGCAAATCGTGCGCCCTGCAAGTCTGAAAATTGCCTACCTCAGCCAAGAATTTGATATCGAAGAGACTCGTACTGTCAAACAAGAGATGTGGCAAGCATTTCAGGATGTTCGTGAAATTCAAAAGGAATTAGCGATCGTGCATCACCATCTGGAAAACCTGAAGGATGGTGAGGACTATGAGCCGATTCTCAAAAAAATGGATCGTCTCCAGCGTCAGTTTGAAGATCACAATGGCTATGAATTGGAAAGTCGTATCGATAAGCTCTTGCCCGAACTAGGATTTAAAACTGACGATGGCGATCGATTAGTCAGTGAATATAGCGGCGGTTGGCAAATGCGGATGGGCTTAGGCAAAATTTTGCTGCAATCGCCAGATATATTGCTATTGGACGAGCCGACGAACCACTTAGACTTAGAAACAATTGAGTGGCTTGAAAAATATTTGCGATCACTAAGTACACCGATGGTGATCGTCTCTCATGACCGCGAATTTCTTGATCGCCTCTGTACCTCAATTGTGGAAACTGAGCGTGGTGTATCTACCACCTATTTGGGTAATTACACCTCATACCTCAATCAAAAATCTGAAGCCAAGTTGGCACAGAGTGCCGCATTTGAGCGGCAACAAAAATACATCGAAAAGCAGCAAGTATTCGTTGATCGTTTTAGAGCAAGTGCTACACGTAGCACACAAGCCAAGAGCCGCGAAAAGCAACTGGAAAAAATTGAACGGATCGAATCCCCTGAGAGCGATGTGCGGACTCTCAAATTTCATTTTCCACCTGCATCTCGTAGTGGGCGTGTCACTGTCGAAATTAAAGATCTCACCCATGCCTATGGGGATCAAATTTTATTCCTAGGCGCAGATCTGGAAATTGAAAGAGGCGATCGCGTTGCCTTCCTTGGACCTAATGGCGCAGGCAAATCTACCCTACTCAAAATGGTTGTGGGTAAAGAAACCTACAATGAAGGCGAAATCAACCTTGGACATAATGTCTTAATTGGTTATTTTGAGCAAAACCAAGCGGAAGCACTCGACTTGCATAAAGACGTATTTCATACTATTCATGATGATTTTCCCAAAATGACTCATGAAGAAGTGCGTGGTGTATTGGGTAAATTCTTGTTTAGTGGTGACACGGTATTTAAATTAGTCCGTGATCTCAGTGGCGGTGAAAAAGCACGACTTGCCCTTGCGAAAATGTTGCTTACCCCTGTCAATTTCTTGATCCTTGATGAGCCAACTAACCACCTTGATATCCCTGCCAAAGAAATGCTTGAAGCAGCTTTACGCGAATATGAGGGTACGGTTGCAGTAATCTCCCATGATCGTTATTTCATCTCCCAAGTGGCGAACAAGATTGTCGAAATTCGGGATGGTGATCTTGTCGTGTATGCAGGTGACTATGCTTACTACCAAGAGAAAAAGGAAGAAGAATCGCGAGAAGCTAAATACAAGGCAGAAATGGCAGCCAAAGCAGCTAAAGATGCCCTAAAGAAAGAAAAGGAGCGAGCCAAACAAGCCGAAAAACGTCAAGAAAAGCAACTACAAAAATCTAAAGCTAAATAA